In a single window of the Antedon mediterranea chromosome 1, ecAntMedi1.1, whole genome shotgun sequence genome:
- the LOC140042867 gene encoding MFS-type transporter SLC18B1-like: MLNFENNEGTEEELLILKNRNYKSCSEVNDNVIKENGILIKEEQTNSVYKREQKVLITCIALSNLFQYISWSILAPFFPTEAVRLDASPTQVGLIFGIYSFVQCLSSPVFGKFLPVIGARFMYIAGYFLTAGCNIVFGFLDKLDPGLEFVIFCAVTRSLEALGTAAVVTAGLSLIANKFPDAIGQVMGTVEVFVGVGLMIGPFIGGVLYEIGGYTLPFAVLGGVMLLHSFLLLFILPLDDEYIRTQSGSYIWLLSIPGTWVATSASFIGAASATFLDPTLSPELEKFNLTPIQVGLVFLLMGVSFGIAAPIFGWLADKYNISRLLIIFGCFLASFSYLILGPWLPLHIPHSVATMCIGIIVLNVAFGSAIIPTYQDYLGTVTFNGMPDNMSTYGVVSGIFMSAYSLGSFTGPLLGGLLVENLNFGTASSLLGFLNFTFAIVMLIFSLFEYRCGKGRRELICSSRFNHRIDEGQSLVK, from the exons ATGCTGAACTTCGAAAACAATGAAGGCACTGAAGAAGAACTATTGATTCTTAAAAACAGAAATTACAAATCGTGTTCCGAAGTGAATGACAATGTGATAAAAGAAAATGGCATTCTTATTAAAGAAGAACAAACTAATTCTGTGTACAAACGAGAACAGAAAGTTTTAATAACATGCATTGCTCTTTCAAATTTGTTTCAGTACATCTCATGGTCTATCCTTGCACCGTTCTTTCCAACCGAG GCAGTTAGGTTGGATGCCTCACCCACTCAAGTTGGATTGATTTTCGGCATTTATTCCTTTGTACAATGTTTGTCTTCACCTGTATTTGGAAAATTT CTTCCAGTGATTGGTGCTCGGTTTATGTACATTGCTGGTTACTTCTTGACTGCAGGGTGCAACATAGTATTTGG ATTTTTAGATAAACTTGATCCGGGTCTTGAATTTGTAATATTCTGTGCAGTTACAAGGTCTTTGGAAGCGTTAGGTACAGCTGCCGTCGTGACGGCTGGATTGTCACTCATTGCTAACAAGTTTCCAGATGCAATTGGTCAAGTAATG GGGACTGTTGAAGTTTTTGTTGGAGTTGGATTGATGATAGGTCCATTTATAGGTGGCGTCCTGTATGAA ATAGGAGGATACACTTTACCGTTTGCTGTTTTAGGTGGAGTAATGCTTCTGCATTCTTTTCTACTACTATTTATTTTACCATTGGATGATG AATATATACGCACACAAAGTGGCTCATATATTTGGCTTTTGAGTATACCTGGGACTTGGGTTGCTACCTCTGCATCATTTATTGGAGCAGCCTCGGCGACATTTCTAGATCCAACATTATCACCTGAGTTAGAAAAg TTTAATTTAACGCCTATTCAAGTTGGTCTTGTGTTCTTGTTGATGGGTGTATCATTCGGTATTGCAGCTCCTATATTCGGATGGCTAGCTGACAAATATAACATTTCACGATTACTCATCATTTTTGGATGTTTTCTAGCCTCTTTCAGTTATCTCATACTTGGACCATGGCTTCCTTTACATATTCCTCA CTCAGTAGCCACTATGTGCATTGGCATAATAGTACTAAACGTAGCCTTTGGGTCTGCTATAATACCAACATACCAGGATTACCTAGGTACTGTGACATTTAATGGTATGCCAGACAACATGTCAACATATGGAGTAGTATCTGGAATCTTCATGTCCGCATATTCATTAGG GTCATTTACTGGACCATTGCTTGGAGGCTTGTTAGTTGAAAATCTTAATTTTGGAACGGCATCTTCTTTGTTGGGGTTTCTAAACTTCACTTTTGCTATTGTAATGTTGATCTTCTCTTTATTCGAATACAGATGTGGAAAAGG GAGAAGAGAATTGATATGTAGCTCAAGATTTAATCATAGGATAGATGAAGGTCAAAGTCTGGTTAAATGA